In Monomorium pharaonis isolate MP-MQ-018 chromosome 3, ASM1337386v2, whole genome shotgun sequence, a genomic segment contains:
- the LOC105837206 gene encoding uncharacterized protein LOC105837206 isoform X1 has product MSATESCDDDTSPTRRPRENRIYSVILPTKTSLLPELPCTGNDIPPPIPRRHSATPAVAPPPIPLRPPAIPKRSKNEKPIPLQLTTRQSNQVTPCKSDPSSAPSPGIPASWNNVDSTNQKLIDLGTFRNQNQASQDYMLSYSGKDSRETNEQNNDFVADFEQANFQERHKLPQHSSFEELQKASLDLEKRLHERIIKSAEIKFENPNGRQQQGTVTSRHNRQQNLSKFTKENEPESCEQKESSESKPREEMALPRREIFQKDELKYATILTSGRERRSKFEELQAASKNLERRLHEDDDYRRRQEMERRISKDKPPRYRYEDLEGIPHDLDKRYHGEQRALEQHPIMRSKYENDMERARNILQHNLRKERVGGEKLEKLPKATQTNLPPPLSAICQSPVPKPISVRQDSNVSSDSFSQTSSPSYTSKTMEAPLLPHKHGKVPDRALVSEPDNSSGRPITKSSSTPASLQTIVRMHAGNNNSLHHKIIRDMTGSHYVTTGRLRFRFVQVLLNAIALLAIAGGLAAYFKTYPENDFKLENRTIYTAVIPIPESTHFIVEDRNPAPGVCLPIIVTFCQQHKVPYNYTVFPNYMGNFGQREAQHELELYDAVVDVRCYELAALFLCSVFVPKCGPRGRVVRPCRSLCFQTKRRCGFFLKVFGLSLPDYLECELFPENPNSDECIGHHEVIEAARRAEKPVCTSGFQCDGTRCIPFDWRCDGHLDCSDHSDEIGCGNCNSSMLLGPEYGKLKTGPSSETTISVKSSLHCGERRCMLAKHICDGVMDCPWGQDERYCLKLSQRNGDVGEGRLEVYHAEMGKFMPACASHWESTSPQEVCAMLGYTVAKGYKLLIDDLRNVTENTKYNKSTNLLKQFQTCIKDREPYPMVKLTCVEYACGRRRSGNVRVKRIVGGVESAPGDWPFLAALLGGPEQIFYCAGVLIADQWVLTASHCVGNHSEVSGWTIQLGITRRLSHSYFGQKLKVKRVIPHPYYNLGVAHDNDVALFQLDRRVQYHEHLKPVCLPTADTNLTPNTYCTVIGWGKKNDTDSSEYEPAVNEVVVPILPRHLCNTWLAHKELNVTDGMICAGYEDGGKDACQGDSGGPLLCRDKEDEERWFVGGIVSWGIKCAHPKLPGVYANVPKYVTWIQKEMSKYSDYNDRSNGKT; this is encoded by the exons ATGTCCGCTACCGAATCGTGTGATGATGACACAAGCCCGACACGCCGACCGAG GGAAAACAGAATTTATAGCGTTATCTTACCAACCAAAACATCACTGCTTCCGGAACTACCATGCACTGGAAATGATATACCGCCACCAATACCACGTCGACATTCTGCTACACCAGCg GTAGCACCACCTCCGATTCCGCTGAGGCCACCAGCGATCCCGAAAAGAAGCAAGAACGAAAAACCTATACCATTGCAACTTACAACTAGGCAAAGCAATCAAGTAACTCCTTGTAAGAGCGATCCTTCGTCCGCACCTTCACCAGGAATACCGGCTTCGTGGAACAATGTCGACTCGACAAATCAAAAACTTATAGATTTGGGTACTTTCAGAAATCAGAATCAAGCGTCACAG GATTACATGCTGAGTTATAGCGGAAAGGACTCGCGGGAAACGAACGAGCAAAATAACGATTTTGTGGCTGACTTCGAGCAAGCGAATTTTCAAGAAAGACATAAGCTGCCACAACATTCGAGCTTTGAAGAGTTGCAAAAGGCCTCCTTGGACCTCGAGAAACGACTTCACGagagaattattaaaagcGCTGAGATAAAGTTCGAGAATCCGAATGGCCGTCAACAACAGGGCACAGTAACATCGCGACATAacag ACAgcaaaatttgtcaaaatttacgAAAGAAAACGAGCCCGAGAGCTGCGAGCAAAAAGAATCGTCCGAGAGCAAGCCCAGAGAAGAAATGGCGTTACCGCGAAGggagatttttcaaaaagatgAATTGAAGTATGCGACGATTTTAACTTCCGGCCGTGAGCGACGATCAAAGTTCGAGGAGCTGCAGGCAGCCTCGAAAAATCTAGAGAGACGTTTACACGAAGACGACGATTATCGTCGGCGCCAGGAGATGGAGAGACGGATAAGCAAAGACAAGCCACCTAGGTACAG ATACGAGGACCTGGAGGGAATCCCGCATGACCTCGACAAACGTTACCATGGCGAGCAGAGGGCTTTAGAGCAGCATCCGATAATGCGAAGCAAATACGAGAACGACATGGAGAGGGCAAGGAATATTCTTCAGCATAATTTGAGGAAGGAGCGAGTCGGCGGCGAGAAACTCGAGAAATTGCCAAAAGCAACACAGACGAATCTACCACCACCCCTGAGCGCTATTTGTCAGAGTCCCGTACCGAAACCTATCAGCGTCCGGCAGGACAGCAACGTTTCCTCAGACAGTTTCAGTCAAACCAGCTCGCCCAGTTATACCAGCAAAACAATGGAAGCACCCCTCCTGCCTCACAAGCACGGAAAAGTCCCAG ACAGAGCCTTGGTGTCGGAGCCTGATAATTCATCTGGCAGGCCGATAACGAAGTCTTCGAGCACGCCGGCCAGTTTGCAGACCATCGTTAGGATGCACGCCGGGAACAACAACTCCTTGCACCATAAA ATAATCAGAGATATGACTGGCAGCCACTACGTGACAACGGGAAGACTACGTTTCAGATTTGTGCAGGTTCTGCTTAATGCCATTGCTCTCTTGGCCATCGCCGGCGGTTTAGCCGCATACTTCAAAA CATATCCTGAAAATGACTTCAAATTGGAGAATAGAACCATATACACCGCTGTGATCCCAATACCTGAAAGCACGCATTTCATCGTCGAGGATAGAAATCCGGCTCCTGGAGTGTGTCTGCCTATCATCGTGACTTTCTGTCAGCAGCACAAG GTTCCGTACAACTATACTGTGTTTCCAAATTACATGGGCAATTTCGGACAGCGGGAAGCCCAGCACGAGCTGGAGCTTTACGATGCTGTCGTTGACGTCAGATGTTACGAACTGGCTGCTCTATTCCTGTGCAGCGTTTTCGTGCCGAAATGCGGCCCTCGAGGTCGTGTCGTACGTCCCTGTCGCAGTCTCTGCTTTC AAACTAAAAGGCGTTGCGGTTTCTTTCTCAAAGTTTTTGGTTTGTCACTCCCGGATTATTTGGAATGTGAACTTTTCCCGGAGAATCCGAATTCCGACGAGTGCATCGGGCATCATGAAGTGATCGAAGCGGCAAGAAGGGCTGAGAAACCAG TGTGCACCAGTGGCTTTCAATGCGATGGCACAAGGTGCATTCCGTTCGATTGGCGATGTGATGGTCATCTCGACTGTTCGGATCACAGTGATGAGATCGGATGTGGAAACTGCAATTCCAGCATGTTATTGGGACCGGAGTATGGTAAATTAAAGACGGGACCTTCGAGTGAAACTACTATTTCTGTAAAGTCTTCATTACACTGCGGCGAAAGAAGATGCATGTTAGCAAAACATATTTGCGATGGGGTCATGGATTGTCCTTGGGGGCAAGATGAGCGATATTGCC TGAAATTAAGCCAGAGAAACGGGGATGTCGGCGAGGGCCGTCTGGAGGTATATCATGCTGAAATGGGTAAATTTATGCCAGCGTGTGCTTCACACTGGGAATCAACATCGCCGCAAGAGGTTTGCGCTATGTTGGGATATAC AGTTGCAAAAGGATATAAGTTGCTGATTGACGATTTAAGAAATGTGACAGAAAATACCAAGTATAACAAAAGTACTAATTTGCTGAAGCAATTTCAAACGTGCATCAAGGATCGGGAGCCTTATCCCATGGTCAAACTTACTTGCGTGGAATACG CTTGCGGCCGCAGACGCTCCGGAAACGTGAGGGTAAAGCGAATAGTGGGCGGTGTGGAGTCAGCCCCTGGTGATTGGCCGTTTCTTGCAGCCCTTCTTGGTGGCCCAGAACAGATCTTCTACTGTGCCGGAGTCCTTATTGCCGATCAATGGGTGCTGACCGCATCTCATTGCGTTGGGAA TCATTCAGAAGTGTCCGGTTGGACGATACAGCTTGGCATTACTCGAAGACTTTCTCATTCTTACTTCGGTCAAAAACTGAAGGTGAAAAGAGTTATACCTCACCCGTACTACAACCTCGGTGTTGCTCACGACAACGATGTCGCATTGTTCCaa CTTGACAGACGAGTTCAATATCACGAACATCTAAAGCCGGTGTGCTTACCGACTGCCGACACCAATCTTACACCCAATACATATTGTACCGTTATTGGATGGGGCAAGAAAAACGATACCGAtt CCTCTGAGTATGAGCCAGCTGTAAACGAAGTTGTAGTTCCTATTCTGCCTAGACATCTCTGCAACACATGGTTAGCACACAAAGAATTAAACGTCACCGATGGAATGATCTGTGCTGGCTATGAGGATGGAGGAAAAGATGCATGCCAA GGCGATTCCGGAGGACCTTTGTTGTGTCGAGATAAAGAAGACGAGGAGAGATGGTTCGTCGGCGGAATTGTCAGCTGGGGCATAAAATGCGCCCACCCCAAACTGCCCGGGGTCTACGCTAACGTACCCAAATACGTGACGTGGATCCAAAAAGAAATGTCTAAGTACTCTGATTATAACGATAGAAGTAATGGAAAAACATAA
- the LOC105837206 gene encoding uncharacterized protein LOC105837206 isoform X2, with amino-acid sequence MSATESCDDDTSPTRRPRENRIYSVILPTKTSLLPELPCTGNDIPPPIPRRHSATPAVAPPPIPLRPPAIPKRSKNEKPIPLQLTTRQSNQVTPCKSDPSSAPSPGIPASWNNVDSTNQKLIDLGTFRNQNQASQDYMLSYSGKDSRETNEQNNDFVADFEQANFQERHKLPQHSSFEELQKASLDLEKRLHERIIKSAEIKFENPNGRQQQGTVTSRHNRQQNLSKFTKENEPESCEQKESSESKPREEMALPRREIFQKDELKYATILTSGRERRSKFEELQAASKNLERRLHEDDDYRRRQEMERRISKDKPPRYEDLEGIPHDLDKRYHGEQRALEQHPIMRSKYENDMERARNILQHNLRKERVGGEKLEKLPKATQTNLPPPLSAICQSPVPKPISVRQDSNVSSDSFSQTSSPSYTSKTMEAPLLPHKHGKVPDRALVSEPDNSSGRPITKSSSTPASLQTIVRMHAGNNNSLHHKIIRDMTGSHYVTTGRLRFRFVQVLLNAIALLAIAGGLAAYFKTYPENDFKLENRTIYTAVIPIPESTHFIVEDRNPAPGVCLPIIVTFCQQHKVPYNYTVFPNYMGNFGQREAQHELELYDAVVDVRCYELAALFLCSVFVPKCGPRGRVVRPCRSLCFQTKRRCGFFLKVFGLSLPDYLECELFPENPNSDECIGHHEVIEAARRAEKPVCTSGFQCDGTRCIPFDWRCDGHLDCSDHSDEIGCGNCNSSMLLGPEYGKLKTGPSSETTISVKSSLHCGERRCMLAKHICDGVMDCPWGQDERYCLKLSQRNGDVGEGRLEVYHAEMGKFMPACASHWESTSPQEVCAMLGYTVAKGYKLLIDDLRNVTENTKYNKSTNLLKQFQTCIKDREPYPMVKLTCVEYACGRRRSGNVRVKRIVGGVESAPGDWPFLAALLGGPEQIFYCAGVLIADQWVLTASHCVGNHSEVSGWTIQLGITRRLSHSYFGQKLKVKRVIPHPYYNLGVAHDNDVALFQLDRRVQYHEHLKPVCLPTADTNLTPNTYCTVIGWGKKNDTDSSEYEPAVNEVVVPILPRHLCNTWLAHKELNVTDGMICAGYEDGGKDACQGDSGGPLLCRDKEDEERWFVGGIVSWGIKCAHPKLPGVYANVPKYVTWIQKEMSKYSDYNDRSNGKT; translated from the exons ATGTCCGCTACCGAATCGTGTGATGATGACACAAGCCCGACACGCCGACCGAG GGAAAACAGAATTTATAGCGTTATCTTACCAACCAAAACATCACTGCTTCCGGAACTACCATGCACTGGAAATGATATACCGCCACCAATACCACGTCGACATTCTGCTACACCAGCg GTAGCACCACCTCCGATTCCGCTGAGGCCACCAGCGATCCCGAAAAGAAGCAAGAACGAAAAACCTATACCATTGCAACTTACAACTAGGCAAAGCAATCAAGTAACTCCTTGTAAGAGCGATCCTTCGTCCGCACCTTCACCAGGAATACCGGCTTCGTGGAACAATGTCGACTCGACAAATCAAAAACTTATAGATTTGGGTACTTTCAGAAATCAGAATCAAGCGTCACAG GATTACATGCTGAGTTATAGCGGAAAGGACTCGCGGGAAACGAACGAGCAAAATAACGATTTTGTGGCTGACTTCGAGCAAGCGAATTTTCAAGAAAGACATAAGCTGCCACAACATTCGAGCTTTGAAGAGTTGCAAAAGGCCTCCTTGGACCTCGAGAAACGACTTCACGagagaattattaaaagcGCTGAGATAAAGTTCGAGAATCCGAATGGCCGTCAACAACAGGGCACAGTAACATCGCGACATAacag ACAgcaaaatttgtcaaaatttacgAAAGAAAACGAGCCCGAGAGCTGCGAGCAAAAAGAATCGTCCGAGAGCAAGCCCAGAGAAGAAATGGCGTTACCGCGAAGggagatttttcaaaaagatgAATTGAAGTATGCGACGATTTTAACTTCCGGCCGTGAGCGACGATCAAAGTTCGAGGAGCTGCAGGCAGCCTCGAAAAATCTAGAGAGACGTTTACACGAAGACGACGATTATCGTCGGCGCCAGGAGATGGAGAGACGGATAAGCAAAGACAAGCCACCTAG ATACGAGGACCTGGAGGGAATCCCGCATGACCTCGACAAACGTTACCATGGCGAGCAGAGGGCTTTAGAGCAGCATCCGATAATGCGAAGCAAATACGAGAACGACATGGAGAGGGCAAGGAATATTCTTCAGCATAATTTGAGGAAGGAGCGAGTCGGCGGCGAGAAACTCGAGAAATTGCCAAAAGCAACACAGACGAATCTACCACCACCCCTGAGCGCTATTTGTCAGAGTCCCGTACCGAAACCTATCAGCGTCCGGCAGGACAGCAACGTTTCCTCAGACAGTTTCAGTCAAACCAGCTCGCCCAGTTATACCAGCAAAACAATGGAAGCACCCCTCCTGCCTCACAAGCACGGAAAAGTCCCAG ACAGAGCCTTGGTGTCGGAGCCTGATAATTCATCTGGCAGGCCGATAACGAAGTCTTCGAGCACGCCGGCCAGTTTGCAGACCATCGTTAGGATGCACGCCGGGAACAACAACTCCTTGCACCATAAA ATAATCAGAGATATGACTGGCAGCCACTACGTGACAACGGGAAGACTACGTTTCAGATTTGTGCAGGTTCTGCTTAATGCCATTGCTCTCTTGGCCATCGCCGGCGGTTTAGCCGCATACTTCAAAA CATATCCTGAAAATGACTTCAAATTGGAGAATAGAACCATATACACCGCTGTGATCCCAATACCTGAAAGCACGCATTTCATCGTCGAGGATAGAAATCCGGCTCCTGGAGTGTGTCTGCCTATCATCGTGACTTTCTGTCAGCAGCACAAG GTTCCGTACAACTATACTGTGTTTCCAAATTACATGGGCAATTTCGGACAGCGGGAAGCCCAGCACGAGCTGGAGCTTTACGATGCTGTCGTTGACGTCAGATGTTACGAACTGGCTGCTCTATTCCTGTGCAGCGTTTTCGTGCCGAAATGCGGCCCTCGAGGTCGTGTCGTACGTCCCTGTCGCAGTCTCTGCTTTC AAACTAAAAGGCGTTGCGGTTTCTTTCTCAAAGTTTTTGGTTTGTCACTCCCGGATTATTTGGAATGTGAACTTTTCCCGGAGAATCCGAATTCCGACGAGTGCATCGGGCATCATGAAGTGATCGAAGCGGCAAGAAGGGCTGAGAAACCAG TGTGCACCAGTGGCTTTCAATGCGATGGCACAAGGTGCATTCCGTTCGATTGGCGATGTGATGGTCATCTCGACTGTTCGGATCACAGTGATGAGATCGGATGTGGAAACTGCAATTCCAGCATGTTATTGGGACCGGAGTATGGTAAATTAAAGACGGGACCTTCGAGTGAAACTACTATTTCTGTAAAGTCTTCATTACACTGCGGCGAAAGAAGATGCATGTTAGCAAAACATATTTGCGATGGGGTCATGGATTGTCCTTGGGGGCAAGATGAGCGATATTGCC TGAAATTAAGCCAGAGAAACGGGGATGTCGGCGAGGGCCGTCTGGAGGTATATCATGCTGAAATGGGTAAATTTATGCCAGCGTGTGCTTCACACTGGGAATCAACATCGCCGCAAGAGGTTTGCGCTATGTTGGGATATAC AGTTGCAAAAGGATATAAGTTGCTGATTGACGATTTAAGAAATGTGACAGAAAATACCAAGTATAACAAAAGTACTAATTTGCTGAAGCAATTTCAAACGTGCATCAAGGATCGGGAGCCTTATCCCATGGTCAAACTTACTTGCGTGGAATACG CTTGCGGCCGCAGACGCTCCGGAAACGTGAGGGTAAAGCGAATAGTGGGCGGTGTGGAGTCAGCCCCTGGTGATTGGCCGTTTCTTGCAGCCCTTCTTGGTGGCCCAGAACAGATCTTCTACTGTGCCGGAGTCCTTATTGCCGATCAATGGGTGCTGACCGCATCTCATTGCGTTGGGAA TCATTCAGAAGTGTCCGGTTGGACGATACAGCTTGGCATTACTCGAAGACTTTCTCATTCTTACTTCGGTCAAAAACTGAAGGTGAAAAGAGTTATACCTCACCCGTACTACAACCTCGGTGTTGCTCACGACAACGATGTCGCATTGTTCCaa CTTGACAGACGAGTTCAATATCACGAACATCTAAAGCCGGTGTGCTTACCGACTGCCGACACCAATCTTACACCCAATACATATTGTACCGTTATTGGATGGGGCAAGAAAAACGATACCGAtt CCTCTGAGTATGAGCCAGCTGTAAACGAAGTTGTAGTTCCTATTCTGCCTAGACATCTCTGCAACACATGGTTAGCACACAAAGAATTAAACGTCACCGATGGAATGATCTGTGCTGGCTATGAGGATGGAGGAAAAGATGCATGCCAA GGCGATTCCGGAGGACCTTTGTTGTGTCGAGATAAAGAAGACGAGGAGAGATGGTTCGTCGGCGGAATTGTCAGCTGGGGCATAAAATGCGCCCACCCCAAACTGCCCGGGGTCTACGCTAACGTACCCAAATACGTGACGTGGATCCAAAAAGAAATGTCTAAGTACTCTGATTATAACGATAGAAGTAATGGAAAAACATAA
- the LOC105837206 gene encoding uncharacterized protein LOC105837206 isoform X3: MSATESCDDDTSPTRRPRENRIYSVILPTKTSLLPELPCTGNDIPPPIPRRHSATPAVAPPPIPLRPPAIPKRSKNEKPIPLQLTTRQSNQVTPCKSDPSSAPSPGIPASWNNVDSTNQKLIDLGTFRNQNQASQDYMLSYSGKDSRETNEQNNDFVADFEQANFQERHKLPQHSSFEELQKASLDLEKRLHERIIKSAEIKFENPNGRQQQGTVTSRHNRQQNLSKFTKENEPESCEQKESSESKPREEMALPRREIFQKDELKYATILTSGRERRSKFEELQAASKNLERRLHEDDDYRRRQEMERRISKDKPPRYRYEDLEGIPHDLDKRYHGEQRALEQHPIMRSKYENDMERARNILQHNLRKERVGGEKLEKLPKATQTNLPPPLSAICQSPVPKPISVRQDSNVSSDSFSQTSSPSYTSKTMEAPLLPHKHGKVPDRALVSEPDNSSGRPITKSSSTPASLQTIVRMHAGNNNSLHHKIIRDMTGSHYVTTGRLRFRFVQVLLNAIALLAIAGGLAAYFKTYPENDFKLENRTIYTAVIPIPESTHFIVEDRNPAPGVCLPIIVTFCQQHKVPYNYTVFPNYMGNFGQREAQHELELYDAVVDVRCYELAALFLCSVFVPKCGPRGRVVRPCRSLCFQTKRRCGFFLKVFGLSLPDYLECELFPENPNSDECIGHHEVIEAARRAEKPVCTSGFQCDGTRCIPFDWRCDGHLDCSDHSDEIGCGNCNSSMLLGPEYGKLKTGPSSETTISVKSSLHCGERRCMLAKHICDGVMDCPWGQDERYCLKLSQRNGDVGEGRLEVYHAEMGKFMPACASHWESTSPQEVCAMLGYTVAKGYKLLIDDLRNVTENTKYNKSTNLLKQFQTCIKDREPYPMVKLTCVEYACGRRRSGNVRVKRIVGGVESAPGDWPFLAALLGGPEQIFYCAGVLIADQWVLTASHCVGNHSEVSGWTIQLGITRRLSHSYFGQKLKVKRVIPHPYYNLGVAHDNDVALFQLDRRVQYHEHLKPVCLPTADTNLTPNTYCTVIGWGKKNDTDSSEYEPAVNEVVVPILPRHLCNTWAIPEDLCCVEIKKTRRDGSSAELSAGA; encoded by the exons ATGTCCGCTACCGAATCGTGTGATGATGACACAAGCCCGACACGCCGACCGAG GGAAAACAGAATTTATAGCGTTATCTTACCAACCAAAACATCACTGCTTCCGGAACTACCATGCACTGGAAATGATATACCGCCACCAATACCACGTCGACATTCTGCTACACCAGCg GTAGCACCACCTCCGATTCCGCTGAGGCCACCAGCGATCCCGAAAAGAAGCAAGAACGAAAAACCTATACCATTGCAACTTACAACTAGGCAAAGCAATCAAGTAACTCCTTGTAAGAGCGATCCTTCGTCCGCACCTTCACCAGGAATACCGGCTTCGTGGAACAATGTCGACTCGACAAATCAAAAACTTATAGATTTGGGTACTTTCAGAAATCAGAATCAAGCGTCACAG GATTACATGCTGAGTTATAGCGGAAAGGACTCGCGGGAAACGAACGAGCAAAATAACGATTTTGTGGCTGACTTCGAGCAAGCGAATTTTCAAGAAAGACATAAGCTGCCACAACATTCGAGCTTTGAAGAGTTGCAAAAGGCCTCCTTGGACCTCGAGAAACGACTTCACGagagaattattaaaagcGCTGAGATAAAGTTCGAGAATCCGAATGGCCGTCAACAACAGGGCACAGTAACATCGCGACATAacag ACAgcaaaatttgtcaaaatttacgAAAGAAAACGAGCCCGAGAGCTGCGAGCAAAAAGAATCGTCCGAGAGCAAGCCCAGAGAAGAAATGGCGTTACCGCGAAGggagatttttcaaaaagatgAATTGAAGTATGCGACGATTTTAACTTCCGGCCGTGAGCGACGATCAAAGTTCGAGGAGCTGCAGGCAGCCTCGAAAAATCTAGAGAGACGTTTACACGAAGACGACGATTATCGTCGGCGCCAGGAGATGGAGAGACGGATAAGCAAAGACAAGCCACCTAGGTACAG ATACGAGGACCTGGAGGGAATCCCGCATGACCTCGACAAACGTTACCATGGCGAGCAGAGGGCTTTAGAGCAGCATCCGATAATGCGAAGCAAATACGAGAACGACATGGAGAGGGCAAGGAATATTCTTCAGCATAATTTGAGGAAGGAGCGAGTCGGCGGCGAGAAACTCGAGAAATTGCCAAAAGCAACACAGACGAATCTACCACCACCCCTGAGCGCTATTTGTCAGAGTCCCGTACCGAAACCTATCAGCGTCCGGCAGGACAGCAACGTTTCCTCAGACAGTTTCAGTCAAACCAGCTCGCCCAGTTATACCAGCAAAACAATGGAAGCACCCCTCCTGCCTCACAAGCACGGAAAAGTCCCAG ACAGAGCCTTGGTGTCGGAGCCTGATAATTCATCTGGCAGGCCGATAACGAAGTCTTCGAGCACGCCGGCCAGTTTGCAGACCATCGTTAGGATGCACGCCGGGAACAACAACTCCTTGCACCATAAA ATAATCAGAGATATGACTGGCAGCCACTACGTGACAACGGGAAGACTACGTTTCAGATTTGTGCAGGTTCTGCTTAATGCCATTGCTCTCTTGGCCATCGCCGGCGGTTTAGCCGCATACTTCAAAA CATATCCTGAAAATGACTTCAAATTGGAGAATAGAACCATATACACCGCTGTGATCCCAATACCTGAAAGCACGCATTTCATCGTCGAGGATAGAAATCCGGCTCCTGGAGTGTGTCTGCCTATCATCGTGACTTTCTGTCAGCAGCACAAG GTTCCGTACAACTATACTGTGTTTCCAAATTACATGGGCAATTTCGGACAGCGGGAAGCCCAGCACGAGCTGGAGCTTTACGATGCTGTCGTTGACGTCAGATGTTACGAACTGGCTGCTCTATTCCTGTGCAGCGTTTTCGTGCCGAAATGCGGCCCTCGAGGTCGTGTCGTACGTCCCTGTCGCAGTCTCTGCTTTC AAACTAAAAGGCGTTGCGGTTTCTTTCTCAAAGTTTTTGGTTTGTCACTCCCGGATTATTTGGAATGTGAACTTTTCCCGGAGAATCCGAATTCCGACGAGTGCATCGGGCATCATGAAGTGATCGAAGCGGCAAGAAGGGCTGAGAAACCAG TGTGCACCAGTGGCTTTCAATGCGATGGCACAAGGTGCATTCCGTTCGATTGGCGATGTGATGGTCATCTCGACTGTTCGGATCACAGTGATGAGATCGGATGTGGAAACTGCAATTCCAGCATGTTATTGGGACCGGAGTATGGTAAATTAAAGACGGGACCTTCGAGTGAAACTACTATTTCTGTAAAGTCTTCATTACACTGCGGCGAAAGAAGATGCATGTTAGCAAAACATATTTGCGATGGGGTCATGGATTGTCCTTGGGGGCAAGATGAGCGATATTGCC TGAAATTAAGCCAGAGAAACGGGGATGTCGGCGAGGGCCGTCTGGAGGTATATCATGCTGAAATGGGTAAATTTATGCCAGCGTGTGCTTCACACTGGGAATCAACATCGCCGCAAGAGGTTTGCGCTATGTTGGGATATAC AGTTGCAAAAGGATATAAGTTGCTGATTGACGATTTAAGAAATGTGACAGAAAATACCAAGTATAACAAAAGTACTAATTTGCTGAAGCAATTTCAAACGTGCATCAAGGATCGGGAGCCTTATCCCATGGTCAAACTTACTTGCGTGGAATACG CTTGCGGCCGCAGACGCTCCGGAAACGTGAGGGTAAAGCGAATAGTGGGCGGTGTGGAGTCAGCCCCTGGTGATTGGCCGTTTCTTGCAGCCCTTCTTGGTGGCCCAGAACAGATCTTCTACTGTGCCGGAGTCCTTATTGCCGATCAATGGGTGCTGACCGCATCTCATTGCGTTGGGAA TCATTCAGAAGTGTCCGGTTGGACGATACAGCTTGGCATTACTCGAAGACTTTCTCATTCTTACTTCGGTCAAAAACTGAAGGTGAAAAGAGTTATACCTCACCCGTACTACAACCTCGGTGTTGCTCACGACAACGATGTCGCATTGTTCCaa CTTGACAGACGAGTTCAATATCACGAACATCTAAAGCCGGTGTGCTTACCGACTGCCGACACCAATCTTACACCCAATACATATTGTACCGTTATTGGATGGGGCAAGAAAAACGATACCGAtt CCTCTGAGTATGAGCCAGCTGTAAACGAAGTTGTAGTTCCTATTCTGCCTAGACATCTCTGCAACACATG GGCGATTCCGGAGGACCTTTGTTGTGTCGAGATAAAGAAGACGAGGAGAGATGGTTCGTCGGCGGAATTGTCAGCTGGGGCATAA